Within Streptomyces sp. SS1-1, the genomic segment CCTGGTGCCGCAGGCGCTGGCCGGGGAGGTCGCCGAGCGCAAGCGGACCATGGACCTCGGTCATCCCACGCTCGACCAGGCGGTGTTCGCCCGGTTCGTGGAGCGCGGCGACTACGACCGGCAGCTGCGCCGCTGCCAGCGGGCGTACCGGGAGCGCCGCGACACGCTCGTCGCGGCGCTCGACGAGCACTTCCCCGGCGCACGCGTCACCGGGATCGCGGCGGGCCTGCACGCCATCGCCGCGCTGCCCGCGCGGTTCGGCCCCGAGGAGCGGTTCCTCGCACGCGTGACGGCGGCCGGGGTGGCCGTGCACCCGCTGACGCACTACACGCACGCGCGTGCCGGGGGCGGCGAGGAGGAGGGGGTGCGTCTCGTGCTGGGGTACGCGCATCTGCCGCCGGGTCGGATACGGGCGGGGGTGCGGGCGATGGCGGAGGCGGCCGGGCGGGGCGGACGTGGGTCCTGATCCCGGAGCGGGTCTTCGCGAAGGCGCCGGCGGTGTCCGACGTCGGGCCGGCCGGTGGCTACCCGTTCTTCGGCGAGGTCGGCGTCGACGGCGGCAGCGGTGAACTGACCGTGCGGCGGCGCGAGTCGGACGGCACCGTGCTGTTCACCAAGCTGCTGCGGCCGGGCCGCGTCGGTCGGTGACTCCTCTACCCTGGACGGTGTGTCGCGCGCCGGCGTCATCCCCCGGCGCGCGGCACGACGTCCGGACGCACGACACCGCCGGGACGGTGGCCCGCCGGAGTCCGCGACACCCCTTCGCCGGGGGCGTCTTCGCAGGTCGGGGCGATTGTCAGTGGTCGCCCCTACGGTCTTTCCCATGACGCGATCTCTCCAGGCCGTGGCCTATCGCCGACCCTCCGCGCTGCGCTCCGCGGCGGACGGACAGCACTTGGGACTCGAGACCTCCCGGGGTGCGACACCCGCCGGTGTCGAGGACCATCCCCGGTTCTTCACCGGCTTCCTGACGTCTCCTCAGGTGGCCTCCGCCGGGCTGCTCGCGGTGGCGGACGTGGCGGCCACCCGCTACTACCAGCGGCAGCTGGCCGCCTCCCTGGACCCGGTGGTGACGGGCAACGGGGACCGGCTGCGCTTCGAGTCCTTCTCCGGCTGCTGCGGGGTGTACGCCCGTCTGGACGTGCTGGAACCGGGCCTGGACGGCGGCGAGGTGGGGCACGGCACCACGAACGTCGACGTCAACAACCCGCTGCGGGAGGCGCTGTCGCGGATCGGCGTGGACGACCCGCTCCATCTGCGCGTCGGCCCGGAGGAGCTGGCGGTGACCACGGTCGACGGCCCGGTCGTGGAGAAGAAGGTGCCCCTGCCGGACCGCTGGCTGCGCGGCTTCGCGGAGGCCCAGGTCATGGCGGCCGGCTTCGATCTGCGGGCGGAGCTGCCGGCGGCCGAGGCGGTGCGGTTCCTGCGTTCGCTCCCGCGCGGAGGCGCGCGCGGCGCGTCGGGCGGGGCGCGCTGGGTCGTGCCCGCCGGGAAGAGCCTGCGGCCGACCACCCGTGCGGTGCCGGGGGCGGTGTGCCTGCCCGGCCCGGAGCGGCTGGCCGCGCTCCAGCGGGTGCTGCGGCACGCCACCGCGCTGCGGGTGTACGGCCCGGCACTGAACGGCGGTTCGGCCGGCACGGCGAGCGCGTGGGAGGCGGTCCTCCCCGGGATGCGGCTGACCCTGACCCTGTCGCCGGACGCCGCGCGCGGCTTCTCCGGGGAGGGCGGCGTCCTCGACGCGCTCGCCACCGACGAGGCCGCCGAGGACGCGGAACTGGTCGCGGTGCTCCTGGCGTGGGAGCCCCGGATCGATGTCGCCGACCTGGCGGCCGCCTCCGGACTCACCGCCGACCGGGTCCGGGCGGCCCTGGTCCGTCTCGGCACCTCCGGCCGGGTCGGCTACGACACGGCGGAGGCGGCGTACTTCCACCGGGAGCTGCCGTACGACGCCGAGCGGGCGGAGCGTCACAACCCGAGGCTGCGGGCGGCACGGGCCCTGGTCGCGGCGGGGGCGGTCGCCTTCCAGGGCGGGATCGGCACGGTGACGGCCGAGGACGGACATGTGCACCGGGTGCGTGACGCGTCCGGGGAGCTCAGCTGCAGCTGTCTGTGGTGGGCCAAGTACCGGGGCGGGCGCGGGCCGTGCAAGCATGCGCTGGCGGTCCGGATGGTACGGCGAGGCGCCTCCGTCGAGGAGCGCGACATGACGAAGGCCGGGGGGACGCGATGAGTTCGCTGGTGGAAGCGGTACGGGCGGGGCGTTCGGCGGAGGTGGTGAGCCTCCTCGACGGGATGACGGACGCCGAACGGCGGGCCGAGTTCCCCGAGTTGCGGGCGGTGCGCAAGGAGCTGCGGGCCGAGCCGTGGTCCGCGGAGGCACGCCGGGTCTATCCGGCGCTCCACGCGGCGGGTGCGGCGTGCCAGACCGGGGCGGCCGGGGTGGCGGCCTGGATCGCGGCCTCCGACATGCGCTGGTCGTCCGCCTCCCCGGGGGTGCTGATCGACCTGCTGGGCGACCGGCCCCCGGCCTGGCTCGCGGATGTGGCGCACCGTCTGGCGGCCCGGCCGGTCACCTCCCGGGTGTCGTACGAGCTGATGGCGGGGCTCGTCCGGCTGGCCGGGTGCCCGGTGCCGACGACCGAGGCGTACGTGCAGGGCTGGGTGGATCACATCGGTCATGTGTGGCAGCGCGGGGACACGATCCTGGACCGGCTGCGCAAGGACCCGCATCTGACGGAGCTGGTGGCCGCGCTGTTCGAGACCGCCGACATCGGGGGCCGGCTCTTCTGGGGGTCGGACGAGGGGGAGGACGGCTGGAGCGGGGCGCTCGCCCGGCTCACCGCCGAGGGTGCGCTGGACCGCGCGGCGACGGTGGACGCCTGCGTGGCCAGGCTGCTGCGGGGCGGGCCGGCCGCCGATCACCGGGCGTTCCTGCGCATGCTGCAGGCGTTCACGCTGACGCGTGACGAGGAGCGGGAGCGTGTCGCCGACTGGCTGGCCCTGGCGTCCGACGGGCCGTCCGTGGTGGCCGCGCACGCCCAGTCGGTGCTGGCGTCACTGGCTCTGGACGGCGAGCTGCCCGCGCGCCGGCTGGCCGAGATGTCGGGTGCCGTGCTGTTCCGTACCGAGAAGAAGCTGGTCCGCGCCCAGTTGATCCTGCTCGGCAAGGTCCTGGCCCGTGACGCGTCGACGGCCGGCGAGCTGCTGCCCGCCGTCGCCCAGGCGTTCGGGCACGAGGACTCGGACGTGCAGGAGCGGGCGCTGAAGCTGGTCGAACGGCACCGGCGCGGGATCGGATCGGACACGGTCCGCGACGAACTGCGGTCGGCGGCGGAGCAGTTGAGTCCGGCGCTGCGCCGGCGGGCCGCGGACGTCCTCGGGGTCTCCCTGGACGCGGCGGAGCCGCTCGCCTACGAGGAGGTGCTGCCGCCCGCTCCGCAGCCGGTGCGGGTGGCCCCGGCGCCCGCGTCGGCGACGGAACTCGCCGAGGAGGTGGGGGCGCTGCTGGCGGCCGGCGGTGACGTGGCGGCGTTCGAGCGGACTGTCGACGGGCTGGTGCGCGAGGCGCACCGGGACCGGAAGGGGCTGCTGGAGGCGCTGGAACCCGTGCTGGCCCAGCGCTGGTGGCACCGGTCGGACGCGCAGCGCCACCCGGTGGAGTCCTCGTTCACCGGCCCCTACGGACTGGTCGGCCCGTCGCACGCGCTGGAACTGCTCCTGGCCACGGTGGCCGGCGCGGTCCCCACCACCGCCCTCCGCAGCGCCGTCGTCCTGAGGACCGCGAGCGACCAGTGCGGTCACGCCCCGCTCATCCGGGCCTTCGAGACCCGGATCTGGGAGCTGGCCTTCCGGTTCCGCACCGAGCCTCTGCCGTTCCTGCTCTCCACGCCGACCTGGGGCACGGGGCTGCTGGAGCCGGAGGACCTGGTGGCCCGACTCGAGGAGTACCGGCGTCTCGGCGCGCGGGCGTCCCAGGCCGACTTCACGCAGGCGCTGCTCCGGGTCCGGCGCGGCGACCGGGCACGGGCCGGCGCGGTGGCGGAGCGGGCGGCCGCGCTGGGTACGGCGGAGGGGACGCGACTGGCCGAGTGGCTGGCCTCGGCGCCCCCCACGCCGGTGATCAGGCGCGGGACACCAGAGGACCGTGTCCTGGTCCAGGCGGACGGGATACCCGAGTTCCTGGACGGCCTCCCGGACGGGTTCCGCACCCTGGGCCTGCCGGTGAGCGGCGACACCGCGCGCTGGTCCTGCTACCACTGGCACAACGACATCCGGCCGCACTGGCTCGCGGTGCTTCCCGAGGGGCGGGAGCTGGTGGCGGTCCGGTTGCTGCGCGACGTCTCGTTCACGGCGATCCACGACAGCCGGGGGGAGGCGGCGATCCTGCCGCTGCTCGCCGAGTCGGGCGGGCAGGCCGGGGATGCGGTGCGTCTCGCCGTGGCGCACGGGCTCGGCGCACGGCATCCGCAGGACCGCCTTGCGGCGGTCGACGCCCTGCTGGTGCTGGCGTCGCGGGGCCAGCTGGACGCGGCCGGACTGGGCGCGGACCTGGGCGACCTGGCCCGGCGCGGGGTGGTGAAGCCGTCGCGGCTCGTCGACTCGGTCCGCACGGCGATGTCCACGGGCGCGTACGGCACCGTCTGGGAGACGTTGCGGCACACCCTGCCGGTACTGCTGGCGGACATGGCGACGGGCGCGCCGACGGCTCCGGCGCGGGGGCTCGCGGATCTGCTGTCCGCCGCAGCGGAGTGCGCCGAGCGGACCGGGGCGCGCGGGGAGGTGCCGCATCTGGCGGGCACCGCCGACCGCCGGGGATCGTCCCGGCTGGTGGGACAGGCACGGAGGCTGCACACGGCGCTGACGACCGACCTGGCCGCCTGAACTCCCGCCGCCCGACCGGTCTTTGACAAGAGAAAAGTAGAAACAGGGACAAAGTGGGTCTTTACCGCCCGGTCACATAACGTTCGTGATCACGCAACACCGTTCCTTCACAGTGGCTGCATGAGCCGAGACATATGTGATGTGACGCGAGCGAAGAACGGCCGCCCGGTCCACGCGGGCCGACGTGACGCCGTACGCCTCGCCGCCCTGCTGACGACGGCGGCCGTGACCGGCGTCGTGACCCATCTGCTGGCACACGGATCCGGTGCCTCGTCCCTCCCCGTCGCCACGGCACTGGCGGCCGTGGCGGCGACGCTGCTGGTGGCGACGGGGGTGCGGGCACGCTGGACACGCCGCCACGGTCACGCACCGCCGTCCAGCGATACCGGTGCCCGGCCGCGCTCACCCGAGGGCGCCGGGCAGTCCGAGCCGGACAGCGACCCGGCCGAGGCCGTGACGCGGCGGCGTACGGAGAGCGTCCTGTGGCGGATGCGGACGACGGTGAAGGACGAGCCGGGCTCCCTGGCCGCGCTGTGCACGGCCCTGGCGGGGCTCGGCGTGGACATCCTGAGCCTCCAGACGCATCCGCTCGCCGAGGGCACGGTGGACGAGTTCCTGCTGCGGGCCCCCGGTGACGTGGACGGGGACGGCCTGGTCGGCGCGGTCGCGGCGGCCGGGGGCACCCGGACCTGGATCGAACGGGCCGACACCCACGACCTGGTCGACGCGCCGACCCGCGTCCTGGGCCTCGCCACCCGGACCGCGCTGGACGCGGCGGAACTGCCTCTGGCGCTCAGGCAGTTGCTGGGCCGGTGCACCATCCGGCAGCGTCCGGGCACACCCGCCACGGGAGGCCGGGGACCGTCGCCGGTGCCGGTGGAGGGTGTCCTGGAGGAGACCGTCATGCGGCTGCGGGCGCCGGAGGGCGGGGTGATCACGGTGGAGCGGCCGTATCTGCCGTTCACTCCGACCGAGTTCGCGCGGGCGCGGGCGCTGGTGGAGCTGGACGCCCGGCTCGGTCCGCGTGTCCCGGCCGGTCACGACGTCCTGACGCTCCCCGAGGGCGACGCGATCACCGTGCGCCGGGCCGACACCGGCGACCTCCGGGCCGCCAGGGAGATGCACGAGCGCTGCTCGGCACGGACGCTCTCGATGCGCTACCACGGGCCGGTCGGGGACGCGGACCGCTATCTGAACCACCTGCTGAGCCCCCGCTACGGCCGCACCCTCGCCGTGCAGACGGCGTCCGGCCGCATCGTCGGTCTCGGTCATCTGCTCTGGGACGGCGACGAGACGGAGGTCGCGCTGCTCGTCGAGGACGACTGGCAGCGGCGCGGGATCGGCGGTGAACTGCTGTCCCGGCTGGTGGCGATGGCCGCCGAGGCGAACTGCGAGAGCGTCTACGCCGTGACGCAGGCGTCCAACACGGGCATGGTCGCGGCGATGCGGTCGCTGGGCCTCCCCCTCGACTACCAGATCGAGGAGGGCACCCTGGTGATCACCGCCCGGCTGGACGCTCCGCGGCCGGCCGCCCCGCACCTCTCGGGCACCGGGGAACGCGGCGACACCTCGGCACGGTGACGCGCCGCTGAGGAAACCGGCACGGGCCCCGCTCTCCCCCCGTCAGGACGACGAGAGCGGGGCCCGTGCCGGGGTCAGTGGGCGCCGGCCGGGGCCGGCGTGCCGGCGGCGCCTTCGTCCGCGGACCCGGCGGCGGCGCCCGTCTGCATCGCGCCCAGCGCCCGGTCGAGGTCGGCCCACAGGTCGTCGACGTCCTCGAGGCCCACGGACATCCGCAGCAGCCGGTCGCTCACACCGGCGCCCCGGCGGTCGTCCGCGTCGACGATGCGGTGACTGATGGACGCCGGGTGCTGGATGAGGGTGTCGACGCTGCCGAGGCTCACCGCCGGGGTGATCAGGCGGACGCCGCCGATGACCTCGTGCGGGTCGCCGTCGACCTCGAAGGCGATCATGGCGCCGCCGATGCGCGGGTAGTGGACCTGGGCGACCCGCGGATCGGCGGAGAGCCGGCGGGCCAGTTCGGCGGCGTTCTCCGACGCGGCGCGGACCCGCACCGGCAGGGTGGCGAGGCCCCGCAGCAGCAGATAGCCGGCGAGCGGGTGCAGGACGCCGCCGGTGGCGAAGCGCACCTGCCGCAGCCGCCCGGCGAGCTCCTCGTCGCAGGCCACGACGCCCGCCATCACGTCTCCGTGTCCGCCGAGGTACTTGGTGGCACTGTGCAGTACGAGCCGGGCGCCGTGCTCGGCGGGACGCTGCAGGACGGGCGTGGCGAACGTGTTGTCGACGAGCAGCGGCACCGAGCCGCAGGCATGGGCGACGGCCCGCAGATCGACCTCGGCGAGCGTCGGGTTGGCCGGGGTCTCCACGATCACCAGACCGGTGTCCGGGCGCAGCGCGTCCGCGATGCCCGCGGGGTCGGTCCAGGTCACCTCGGAGCCGAGCAGCCCGGCGGTCAGCAGGTGGTCGCTGCAGCCGTACAGCGGGCGTACGGCGACGACGTGGCGCAGCCCCATGGAGGCCCGGACGAGGAGCACCGCGCTCAGTGCGGCCATGCCGCTGGCGAAGGCGACCGCCGCGTCGGTCCCCTCCAGCCGGGCGAGGGCGGTCTCGAAGCGGGCGACGGTCGGGTTGCCGAGGCGGCCGTAGACGGGCGGCCCGTCCGGCTCGGCGCCGGTGGCGGCGAACGCGTCGATGCGGGCGGCCTCGGCCCGGCTGTCGTAGGAGGGGTAGGTGGTGGACAGATCGATCGGCGGGGCGTGCAGACCCTGCCGGGCGAGGTCGTCGCGGCCGGCGTGCACGGCCTCGGTCGCGAGTGCTCTTGCTGCGGTGCGTGCGTCGTCGTACCCGGACATGCGCTCGTACGCCTCCCTGCTCGAAGGGTCCATGAGCGGAAGGGTGAACAGTGACCGGATCCATGCGGCCGAATCCCGTGTTACGTTCGGCCAATGGCGGAATCAGTCGTACTCGATCCGGTCGATCTGCATCTGCTGCGGCTTCTGCAGAACGACGCACGGGCCACCTACCGGGACCTCGCCGCGCAGGTCGGGGTGGCGCCGTCGACGTGCCTGGACCGGGTGACGCGCTTGCGGCGCTCGGGTGTGATCCTCGGGCACCAGCTCCGGCTGGACCCCGCCAAGCTGGGCCGCGGCCTGGAGGCCCTGCTGTCCGTGCAGGTCCGGCCGCACCGCCGGGAGCTGGTGGGGCCGTTCGTGGAGCGGATCCGGGCGCTGCCGGAGTCGCGGAGCGTCTTCCACCTGACCGGTCCGGACGACTACCTGGTCCATGTCGCGGTCGCGGACATGTCGGATCTGCAGCGCCTGGTCCTGGACGAGTTCACCGCGCACCGCGAGGTGGCGCGGGTGGAGACGCGGCTGATCTTCCAGCAGTGGGACTGCGGGCCGCTGTTGCCACCCGGCGCGCCGAGGGGCACGCCCTGAGCGAAATCGGGCGGGTGGCGGGCGCCGCCGCTGTCATCCGGGCTGACGCGGGGGCGACCGCCGTACGAGGATGGCGGCATGTCCGACACCAACACCCCACTGCCCCGTGAGGTCGCCGACGCGTACGTCGACGAGCTCATCGCCCTCGACCCGCTCACCGGTACCTACCTGGGCGTGAAGGAGAGCAGCAGCAGGCTGCCCGACCTGTCCCCGGCCGGCCAGGAGGCACTCGCCGGGCTCCAGCGCGCCACGCTCGCCCGGCTCGACGAGGCCGAGCGCAGGCCCGGCGCGGACAGCGACATCGAGCGCCGGTGCGCGCGGCTGCTGCGCGAGCGGCTCACCGCGGAACTCGCCGTGCACGACGCCGACGAGGGTCTGCGCTCGGTCGGCAACATGGCCACGCCCGCCCACTCGGTGCGCGAGATCTTCACGGTGACGCCGAGCGAGACCGACGAGGACTGGGCGGCGATCGCCGAGCGGCTGCGCGCGGTGCCGGCGGCCTACGCGGGCTACCGGGAGTCCCTCGAACTCGGCCTGGAGCGGAAGCTGTACGCGGCGCCGCGGCCGACCGCCACGTTCGTCGAGCAGCTCACCGAGTGGGCCGGACCGGAGGGCGGGCGCGGCTGGTTCGAGGAGTTCACCGCCGGCCCCGAGGCGCTGCGCGCGGAGCTGGACGAGGCGGCCCGGGCGGCGACGGGGGCCGTGGCCGACCTGCGGGACTGGATGCGGGACGTGTACACGCCCGCGATCGAGGGCGCGCCGAACACGGTGGGCCGTGAGCGCTACGCCCGCTGGGCGCGCTACTTCAACGGCATCGACCTGGACCTGGACGAGGCGTACGCCTACGGCTGGTCCGAGTACCACCGGCTGCTCGGCGAGATGAAGAAGGAGGCCGAGCGCGTCCTGCCGGGCGCGGCGACCCCGTGGGTGGCGCTGGCGCACCTCGACGAGCACGGCAAGCACATCGAGGGCGTCGACGAGGTCCGCGACTGGCTGCAGGGCCTGATGGACGAGGCCATCGAGAAGCTGGACGGCACCCACTTCGAACTGGCCGAGCCGGTGCGGAGGGTGGAGTCGTGCATCGCCCCGCCCGGCGGCGCCGCGGCCCCGTACTACACCCCTCCGTCGGAGGACTTCTCCCGGCCGGGCCGCACCTGGCTGCCGACGATGGGCCAGACCCGCTTCCCCGTCTACGACCTGGTCTCCACCTGGTACCACGAGGGCGTGCCCGGCCATCACCTCCAGCTCGCGCAGTGGGTGTACGTCGCCGGGAACCTCTCCCGCTACCAGGCCACCATCGGCATGGTCAGTGCCAACGCCGAGGGCTGGGCGCTGTACGCGGAGCGGCTGATGGACGAGCTGGGCTTCCTCACGGACCCGGAGCACCGGCTCGGCTACCTGGACGCGCAGATGATGCGGGCCGCGCGGGTCATCGTGGACATCGGCATGCATCTGGAGCTGGAGATCCCGGCGGACTCGCCGTTCCACCCGGGTGAGCGCTGGACGCCCGACCTGGCGCAGGAGTTCTTCGGCACGCACAGCAGCCGTCCGGCGGACTTCGTGGAGAGCGAGCTGACCCGGTATCTGACCATCCCGGGCCAGGCCATCGGCTACAAGCTGGGCGAACGCGCCTGGCTGCAGGGCCGGGAGAAGGCGCGGCAGCGGCACGGCGACGCCTTCGACCTCAAGGCGTGGCACATGGCGGCCCTGTCCCAGGGTTCGCTGGGCCTGGACGACCTGGTGGAGGAGCTGGCCGCGCTCTAGAGCCGAGGGTCAACGGCGGAAGCCGCCTTCGGAGTTGATGACCTCGCCGGTGATCCAGCCCGCCTCGTCCGTGGTGAGCCACGCGATGAGTCGGGCGGGGTCGTCGGGCATCCCCCACCGCCCGGCGGGGAAGCGGGCCGCGACGGCGTCGTACGCGTCACCGGTGAGGTAGTCGGTGTCGACGGGTCCGGGGTTGACGGTGTTCACGGTGATCCCGCGCGCGGCGAGCGGGTCCGCCAGGGAGCGGGTGATGGAGGCGAGGGCGCCCTTCTGCAGGGCGTAGGCGATCTCGCCGGGCATACCGCCCGCCATGTCCTGCCCCGAGGTCATCATGACGACGCGTCCCCCGGGCCCGGCCGGCCGGAGCCGGGCGTGGGCCTGCACGAGGAGGAGCACCGAGCGGGTGTCGACCGCCCAGTGCGCGTCGAGCATCGCCGCGTCGATCTCGTCGAGCGTGCCGTCGCTGCCGCTGAGGGCGTGGTTGGCGACGAGGATGTCGAGGCGTCCGCCGAGCGCGGAGGCCGCCGTGGCGACGAGTTCGGCGGGCGCGGCCGGGTCGGAGAGGTCGCCCGGGCCGGAGGCGACCCGTGCGCCGGGGTCGCCGAGCGCCTCCCGCACGGACGCCATGACGTCCTCGGGGCGGTCGGCGCCCCAGGGCATCGCTGCGTCGTGCGGGACGTGGTGGTGCAGATAGACGCTCGCGCCGTACGCGGCGAGCCGGCGGGCGACGGCGTGCCCGATGCCGCCGCGCCGGCTGGCGCCGGTCACCAGGGCGGTGCGGCCGCGCAACGGCAGGGGATCACGGCGCAGTTCGTCGGGGCCGGGATGCGGAAGTCGTGGCATGACAGATCATCATGCGTGCCGTTCCCTGGCCGCGCACCCGCTTATCGGCGGGCGTCCGCTACGGCAGCCGCCGCAGCTGGACCAGGATCATCCAGGTCTCGGGGCCGGGCCGGGCGTGCGCGGCGCGGACCGCGTACCGGCCCGGGGTGAGGCCGACCCGCAGGTGCGCGGTCCGTGCCGTCTCCCGTCCCGGCCAGGCCGAGTCGAACAGCACCACCGGGCCGGGCACCTTCCAGGTGACCTCGCGCTCCCAGACCGCCGTGGCCAGCGCGGCGGGGACCCCGGCGAGCAGGTTCGCCTCGGAGTCGGCCGCGCACCACCGGACGAAGACGCCGTGGTCCGGGAGATAGGCCGTGGCCGCGGGTTCGTCGCCGAGGACCAGTGCCGCTCCGTCGCCGACCGGCAGGAGGCCGACGGGGGCGTCGACCTCGCAGGACCGGTCGTAGTCCGAGGCGGTCTCGTCGCCGTCGGCGCCGGCCCAGAACGGAAGCACCGTCTCCGGCACGGCTATCAGCGGGCCTCCGCCCGACTCGATCCACTCCAGCGTTCCCGGTTCCGCGAAAGTCACCATGCCAGGAGAACCTACACGCCGGGCCTGTGAGCGGTGAGAGGGGTCCAACTGGCGTCTCAGCAACCGCAGTTCTCGTCACCGGTGGGTGCGGTGAGCGGGTCGGCGGGCCGCCGTTCCCTGCCCTGCCAGGTCTCGAACTCGAAGCCCTCGCGCAGCCAGTACTCGAATCCGCCGAGCATCTCCTTGACCTGGTAGCCGAGTTCGGCGAGGGCGAGCGCGGCGCGGGTCGCGCCGTCGCAGCCGGGTCCCCAGCAGTACGTCACCACGGGCACGGCCGGGTCGAGGAGGTCCCCGGCCCGCTCCGGGATGAGCGCGGTGGGCAGGTGCACGGCGTTCGGGACGTGCCCCTGGTCCCAGGACGCCGTGGACCGGGAGTCGAGGACGACGAACCCGGGGTCGGTGCCGGCCGCGAGTGCGGCGGCGACGTCGGACACGTCCGCGTGGAAGGCGAGGCTCGCCCGGAAGTGGGCGGCGGCCACGGCGGGCGCGGCGGGGGCGACCCGCAGGACGGGGTTCACGGCGGGGACGGCGGCGGTCATGGGCGTGCCCTTCGAGTGGATCGGCGGCCTTGATCGGCTGATCGGAAATCTACGGACGCCGACCGTCTCCCTGAAGGACCGTTCCCCGGCACTCCGCTTGATCCGCCGGTGAATCCCCTGCTATTCCTCGCCCATGACCGCGTATTCCCCGGACGCCACCGACTGGCGCATCCTCGACGTCCTCCAGCGGGACGGCCGAGCCAGCTACGCCGACCTCGCCCGTGCCGTCTCCATGTCCGCGAGCGCGGTCACCGAGCGGGTGCGCCGCCTGGAGGAGGCGGGCGTCATCCAGGGGTACGCGGCCGTCGTCGATCCCGAGCGGCTGGGGCTGCCGATCCTGGCCTTCGTCCGCCTGCGCTACCCGCACGGCAACTACAAGCCCTTCCACGACCTGGTCGCCGCGACCCCGGAGATCCTGGAGGCGCACCACGTCACCGGCGACGACTGCTTCGTCATCAAGGTCATGGCCCGCTCCATGCGGCACCTGGAGGAGGTCTCGGGCCGGATCGGCGCGCTGGGTTCGGTGACGACTAGCGTGGTGTACTCCTCGCCGCTGCCCCGACGCCCGGTCGGTCAGTGACCGCGCTGCCGCAGCACCGACCCCGTCCGGTCCTTGACGACCTCCAGCTGGGCGTGGATGCGGCGGCGCAGGTCGGCGACATGGCTGACGATGCCGACGCTGCGGTCGCGTTCGCGGAGTGAGTCGAGGACGTCCAGGACCTCGTCGAGGGTCTGGTCGTCGAGGCTGCCGAAGCCCTCGTCGATGAAGAGGGTGTCGAGGCGCACACCGCCCGCCTCGTCGGTGACGACGTCGGCGAGGCCGAGGGCGAGCGCGAGGGAGGCGAAGAAGGTCTCGCCGCCCGACAGGGTCGCCGTGTCGCGTTCCCGGCCGGTCCAGGCGTCGACGACGTGCAGGCCGAGTCCGCTGCGGCCGCGGCCGGTGCGGTCGTCGGAGTGGACGAGGGTGTAGCGGCCGGACGACATCCGCTGGAGCCGGACGGTCGCGGCGGCGGCGACCTGTTCCAGCCGGGCGGCCAGCACGTACGACTCCAGCCGCATCCGGCGTGCGTTGTCCGCGGAGGTGCCGGCGGTGAGGGCGGCGAGGCGGGCCACCCGCTCGTACTCGGTGCGCAGCGGGGCGAGTTGGCGTACGGCGCTCGCCGCGCGTGTGGAGAGCCGGTCGAGTTCGGTGCAGCGGCGGGCGGCGGCGTCCCGGGCGGAGGCCGCGTCGCGGGTCCGCCGGGCCGCGGCCTCGGCGGCGCGCTCCGCGGCCGCCAGGTCGGCGGCGGGGCGCCGGGCGGCGGCCACGGTGTCGGCCTCCGCGAGGACCGCGCGGACGGCGGACTCCTCGGACTGCCAGGCGTCCAGGCGCCGTTGCAGCTCGCGGTGGGCCGCGTCGTCGAGGAGGGCGGCGGCCGCGTCCTGCGGGGTGTCGAAGCCGGCCTGGAAGGCGGCGTCGGCCAGGCGGGCGTCGGCGTCCTTGAGGCGCCGGGCGGTGTCCTCGGCGGCGCGCGCGGTGTCGGCGGCGTCGGTGAGGAGCGCCACCTGCCGCTCCAGTTGGGTGGCG encodes:
- a CDS encoding Lrp/AsnC family transcriptional regulator, with amino-acid sequence MAESVVLDPVDLHLLRLLQNDARATYRDLAAQVGVAPSTCLDRVTRLRRSGVILGHQLRLDPAKLGRGLEALLSVQVRPHRRELVGPFVERIRALPESRSVFHLTGPDDYLVHVAVADMSDLQRLVLDEFTAHREVARVETRLIFQQWDCGPLLPPGAPRGTP
- a CDS encoding DUF885 domain-containing protein, which translates into the protein MSDTNTPLPREVADAYVDELIALDPLTGTYLGVKESSSRLPDLSPAGQEALAGLQRATLARLDEAERRPGADSDIERRCARLLRERLTAELAVHDADEGLRSVGNMATPAHSVREIFTVTPSETDEDWAAIAERLRAVPAAYAGYRESLELGLERKLYAAPRPTATFVEQLTEWAGPEGGRGWFEEFTAGPEALRAELDEAARAATGAVADLRDWMRDVYTPAIEGAPNTVGRERYARWARYFNGIDLDLDEAYAYGWSEYHRLLGEMKKEAERVLPGAATPWVALAHLDEHGKHIEGVDEVRDWLQGLMDEAIEKLDGTHFELAEPVRRVESCIAPPGGAAAPYYTPPSEDFSRPGRTWLPTMGQTRFPVYDLVSTWYHEGVPGHHLQLAQWVYVAGNLSRYQATIGMVSANAEGWALYAERLMDELGFLTDPEHRLGYLDAQMMRAARVIVDIGMHLELEIPADSPFHPGERWTPDLAQEFFGTHSSRPADFVESELTRYLTIPGQAIGYKLGERAWLQGREKARQRHGDAFDLKAWHMAALSQGSLGLDDLVEELAAL
- a CDS encoding SDR family oxidoreductase gives rise to the protein MPRLPHPGPDELRRDPLPLRGRTALVTGASRRGGIGHAVARRLAAYGASVYLHHHVPHDAAMPWGADRPEDVMASVREALGDPGARVASGPGDLSDPAAPAELVATAASALGGRLDILVANHALSGSDGTLDEIDAAMLDAHWAVDTRSVLLLVQAHARLRPAGPGGRVVMMTSGQDMAGGMPGEIAYALQKGALASITRSLADPLAARGITVNTVNPGPVDTDYLTGDAYDAVAARFPAGRWGMPDDPARLIAWLTTDEAGWITGEVINSEGGFRR
- a CDS encoding immunity 21 family protein, with protein sequence MVTFAEPGTLEWIESGGGPLIAVPETVLPFWAGADGDETASDYDRSCEVDAPVGLLPVGDGAALVLGDEPAATAYLPDHGVFVRWCAADSEANLLAGVPAALATAVWEREVTWKVPGPVVLFDSAWPGRETARTAHLRVGLTPGRYAVRAAHARPGPETWMILVQLRRLP
- a CDS encoding rhodanese-like domain-containing protein — encoded protein: MTAAVPAVNPVLRVAPAAPAVAAAHFRASLAFHADVSDVAAALAAGTDPGFVVLDSRSTASWDQGHVPNAVHLPTALIPERAGDLLDPAVPVVTYCWGPGCDGATRAALALAELGYQVKEMLGGFEYWLREGFEFETWQGRERRPADPLTAPTGDENCGC
- a CDS encoding Lrp/AsnC family transcriptional regulator translates to MTAYSPDATDWRILDVLQRDGRASYADLARAVSMSASAVTERVRRLEEAGVIQGYAAVVDPERLGLPILAFVRLRYPHGNYKPFHDLVAATPEILEAHHVTGDDCFVIKVMARSMRHLEEVSGRIGALGSVTTSVVYSSPLPRRPVGQ